From Pseudomonas alcaligenes, a single genomic window includes:
- the gltA gene encoding citrate synthase: MADKKAQLIIEGNAPVELPVLTGTVGPDVVDVRGLTATGRFTFDPGFMSTASCESKITYIDGDQGILLHRGYPIEQLAEKSDYLETCFLLLNGELPTAEEKAKFVSTIKNHTMVHEQLKSFFNGFRRDAHPMAIMCGVVGALSAFYHDSLDINNPQHREVSAMRLIAKMPTIAAMAYKYSMGQPMMYPRNDLNYAENFLHMMFNTPCEIKPISPVLAKAMDRIFVLHADHEQNASTSTVRLAGSSGANPFACIAAGIAALWGPAHGGANEAVLTMLDEIGSVENIDKFIAKAKDKNDPFKLMGFGHRVYKNRDPRATVMKKTCDEVLGELGITNDPQLELAMRLEEIALTDPYFKERNLYPNVDFYSGIILKAIGIPTSMFTVIFALSRTVGWISHWKEMLSSPYKIGRPRQLYTGYEQRDFVALDKRK; this comes from the coding sequence ATGGCTGACAAAAAAGCGCAGTTGATCATCGAGGGCAATGCCCCCGTAGAGCTGCCCGTTCTGACCGGCACCGTTGGTCCCGATGTAGTTGACGTACGGGGCTTAACCGCCACGGGTCGCTTCACATTTGATCCTGGCTTTATGTCGACCGCCTCTTGCGAGTCGAAAATCACCTATATCGACGGCGACCAAGGCATCCTGCTGCATCGCGGCTACCCGATCGAGCAACTGGCCGAGAAGTCCGACTACCTGGAAACCTGCTTCCTGCTGCTGAACGGCGAACTGCCGACCGCAGAGGAAAAGGCCAAGTTCGTCAGCACCATCAAGAACCACACCATGGTTCACGAGCAACTGAAGAGCTTCTTCAACGGCTTCCGCCGCGATGCCCACCCGATGGCCATCATGTGCGGCGTGGTCGGCGCCCTCTCCGCCTTCTACCACGACTCCCTGGACATCAATAACCCGCAGCATCGTGAAGTATCGGCCATGCGCCTGATCGCCAAGATGCCGACCATCGCTGCCATGGCCTACAAGTACTCCATGGGCCAGCCGATGATGTATCCGCGCAACGACCTGAACTACGCGGAAAACTTCCTGCACATGATGTTCAACACCCCGTGCGAGATCAAACCAATCAGCCCGGTACTGGCCAAGGCAATGGATCGTATCTTCGTCCTGCACGCCGACCATGAACAGAACGCTTCCACTTCGACCGTCCGTCTGGCCGGCTCTTCGGGTGCCAACCCGTTCGCCTGTATCGCCGCCGGCATCGCCGCACTGTGGGGCCCGGCACACGGCGGCGCCAACGAAGCCGTACTGACCATGCTGGACGAGATCGGCAGTGTCGAGAACATCGACAAGTTCATCGCCAAGGCCAAGGACAAGAACGACCCGTTCAAGCTGATGGGCTTCGGTCACCGCGTCTACAAGAACCGCGACCCGCGCGCCACCGTGATGAAGAAGACCTGCGACGAAGTGCTCGGCGAGCTGGGCATCACCAACGATCCGCAGCTGGAACTGGCCATGCGCCTGGAAGAGATCGCCCTCACCGATCCGTACTTCAAGGAACGCAACCTGTACCCGAACGTCGACTTCTACTCGGGGATCATCCTCAAGGCGATCGGCATTCCGACCAGCATGTTCACCGTGATCTTCGCCCTGTCGCGCACTG